In Agrobacterium sp. RAC06, a single window of DNA contains:
- a CDS encoding DUF930 domain-containing protein codes for MTDTKTTGWRRFGGGLTLSLLLHGLAVAVFLLSFDSPVELSPEEQAVEVTLVAPPTEPEPEPAPEPEPEPEAAEPPPEETAEAQPLPAEPEPPTPEPEPEVEPEPQPDPVEQPPVPEPELPDAASAPIPVLRPVVRFGERDSGPEIARGTEAEDEAAEEAQAEEQADEVADATPSLAQPELTLPEAPPLNGALPEAAAETNQGEGEAEASTQDEATDPAVVAAISEAQLEPRDVTELFSSAISGDRAAMTAMAGLTRQERGDQLCGTELSQQLRNGTPAYVPYFLPILRLREGNVVDVPLAAFRDVNGSWINIAVRCEVDDDATEVVRFSLSVGKAVPRAEWAERGFPDS; via the coding sequence ATGACGGATACCAAGACGACAGGTTGGCGGCGCTTCGGGGGAGGGCTGACCCTTTCTCTGCTGCTGCACGGGCTTGCAGTGGCCGTTTTCCTGTTGAGTTTCGATAGTCCTGTCGAGCTTTCGCCTGAAGAACAGGCGGTCGAGGTGACGCTGGTTGCGCCCCCGACTGAACCGGAGCCGGAGCCTGCACCAGAGCCAGAGCCCGAGCCCGAGGCGGCGGAGCCTCCGCCCGAGGAAACGGCTGAGGCCCAGCCGCTGCCGGCCGAGCCGGAGCCGCCAACACCGGAACCAGAACCGGAAGTCGAACCCGAACCGCAGCCGGACCCCGTCGAGCAACCACCCGTGCCCGAACCGGAACTGCCCGACGCAGCGTCTGCGCCCATTCCCGTGCTTCGGCCGGTGGTGCGCTTTGGTGAAAGAGACAGCGGACCGGAAATTGCCCGGGGCACCGAAGCCGAGGACGAGGCCGCCGAAGAGGCGCAGGCTGAGGAACAGGCGGATGAAGTTGCCGATGCCACGCCGTCGCTGGCTCAGCCCGAGCTCACGTTGCCTGAAGCTCCGCCACTCAATGGAGCGCTGCCGGAGGCTGCCGCGGAGACCAATCAAGGGGAAGGCGAAGCCGAAGCCAGCACTCAGGACGAAGCGACCGACCCTGCCGTGGTTGCGGCAATCTCCGAGGCGCAGCTTGAGCCGCGGGATGTAACCGAACTTTTTTCCTCGGCGATTTCAGGGGATCGGGCGGCGATGACGGCCATGGCCGGGCTGACGCGTCAGGAGCGCGGGGATCAGCTGTGCGGGACCGAACTCAGCCAGCAGCTTCGCAACGGCACACCGGCCTATGTGCCCTATTTCCTGCCGATCCTGCGCCTGCGGGAGGGCAATGTTGTCGACGTGCCGCTCGCGGCCTTCCGCGATGTCAACGGGTCCTGGATCAACATTGCCGTGCGCTGCGAGGTTGACGACGATGCGACCGAGGTCGTGCGCTTCTCGCTGTCGGTGGGCAAGGCTGTTCCGCGCGCGGAATGGGCGGAGCGCGGCTTTCCGGACAGCTGA
- a CDS encoding type II toxin-antitoxin system Phd/YefM family antitoxin: MTTVSIATAKERLSDLIAKAEQGETIEIERHGKAVARLVPADQAREAIDFVWLDSVIRQMPQTDDSGIRRLRDEDRY, encoded by the coding sequence ATGACAACCGTAAGCATTGCGACCGCTAAAGAGCGTCTGAGCGATCTCATCGCAAAAGCCGAACAGGGCGAGACGATCGAGATCGAGCGTCATGGGAAGGCGGTTGCCCGACTCGTGCCTGCCGATCAGGCTCGCGAAGCGATCGATTTCGTCTGGCTCGACAGTGTGATTAGGCAGATGCCGCAGACAGACGATAGCGGCATCCGCCGTCTGCGCGACGAAGACCGCTATTGA